The DNA window GCGGCGTTTGCCAAGCTCGGTCTCCGGGCCGAACTTGTCGCGGATGTTGGTGACTTCCCACTTGATCGTCGCCCACTGCTTCTCGTTTGAGGCAAGCAGCGCCTCGATCTGCTTCTTCTCGGCGCTCAGGCCGTCGAATTCCTTGCGGATCTCGAATTCTTCAAGCTTGCGCAGAGCGCGCAGCCGCATGTTGAGGATGGCTTCGGCCTGAGTGTCGGTGAGCGACCAGCGGGCCATCATCACCTGCTTCGGCTCATCCTCCTCGCGGATGATCCTGATCACCTCGTCGATGTTGAGGTAGGCGATCAGGTAGCCGGCAAGGATCTCCAGCCGTCTTTCGATCTCTCCAAGCCGATGTTTCGAGCGGCGGACCAGAACCTCGCGGCGGTGCTCGAGCCACTCCTGCAGCACGCCCTTCAGCGACAGCACGTTCGGCACCTTACCGCGCGACAGGACGTTCATGTTAAGCGGGAAGCGGCTTTCGAGCTCGGTCAGCTTGAACAGCGATTCCATCAGGATGCCGGGATCGACCGAACGGCTCTTCGGCACCAGCACGACGCGGACGTCCTCGGCGCTCTCGTCCCTGATATCCTCGAGCAGCGGCAGCTTGCGTGCCATCAAGAGCTCGGCGATCTTCTCGATCAGCCGCGCCTTCTGCACGCCATAAGGGATTTCGGTGACGACGATGCTCCAGGTGCCCCTGCCCTGGTCCTCCTGGATCCACTTCGACCGCACGCGAAAACCGCCGCGGCCGGTTTCATAGGCTTCGAGGATAGAGGCGCGGCTGTCGACGATGATGCCGCCGGTCGGGAAATCCGGGCCCTGGACGAAATCCATCAGCTTCGCCACCGTCGCGTCGCGGTGTTCGATCAGGTGCAGTGCCGCGTCGCACAGCTCGGCCGCGTTGTGCGGCGGGATCGATGTCGCCATGCCCACCGCGATACCGGACGAGCCGTTGGCCAGCAGATTCGGGAAGGCGCCGGGCAAAACCACCGGCTCCTCGTCTTCTTCATTGTAGGTCGGCCGATAGTCGACGGCGTCCTCGGTGATGCCGGACAAGAGTTCGGTCGCCACGTCGGTCATGCGCGCTTCGGTGTAGCGCATGGCGGCGGCGTTATCGCCGTCGATGTTGCCGAAATTGCCTTGTCCGTCGACCAAGGGGTAGCGCATCGAAAAATCCTGCGCCAGCCGCACCAGCGCGTCATAGATCGACTGGTCGCCATGCGGATGGAACTTGCCCATCACCTCGCCGACGATGCGGGCGCATTTGGCAAAGCCCTGGTCCGGATTGAGCCGCAGCAGGCGCATGGCGTGCATGATGCGGCGATGGACCGGCTTCAGTCCGTCGCGCACGTCGGGCAGCGCCCGGTGCATGATGGTCGACAGCGCATAGGCCAGATAGCGCTCTTCCAGCGCCTTCTTCAGATCCACCGGTTCAATGTGATCGCCGCCGCCATCTTGAGGCGGCAAAACCCTTTTGCCATGGGCTGGGACTAGCCGAGCGGGTGATTCGCGGCAAGAGGCAGACCGCTATGCCGCCCCTTCTGCAACATGAAACCATGCGCCAAGGGATGCCGGCCAACATCAGCCTGTTACATGCGAGTTCTATGGCCAAGCCTGATGATATCTGACTACCGGCTCTTCATGACAAATTCACCGGTTTGCGCAAAGACGGTGGGATCGAGTTTGCCTTTCACCGTGATTTTTGACCATTGTGCCGGGACACGCCTTTTTCCCGTCCAGTTCGTCACGGAATGGTGATGGCGCAAAGAATTGAAAAACAATTTCAGCACACTCTCAGGGACCTTGCGATGACAATCAAACGCTCAACTCTTAGGAAATTCGCCCTTTCGACCTTTTTGCTCACCCTGCCGCTCAACGCCGCCCTCGCCCAGGATGCGGCGGTTGCCGACCGGCTGAAGGCGGCACTCTCCGCCCAGGGCGTCGACATCACCTGGACCGGCGTGACCGGTGACAACACCAGCATGGTGCTGCAGGGCGTTGCCGTCAAACCGGCGGCGGAAAAGGAAGCGCTCACCATCGGCGACGTCAAACTCGAAGGGGTCACCGAGGCAAATGGCGGCTATGAGATCGCCACCGTGTCGACCGCGGCCTTCACGCACAGCAAGGACGGCGTCACCCTCGACCTCAGCCCCTTCGTCATCCATGACATGACCGTTCCGGCGGATGGTTCCAGCAGCCCGCTGGGCTCGCTGATGATGTACAAGTCCGCCGAACTCTCGAACATGACCGTCAAGGTCGCCGACAAGACCGCCTTCTCGATGGACGGGCTTGCCATCGAGATCACGCCGCCGGCGGACGGCAAGGCGATGGAATTCACCGCCACCACGGAAAAGTTCAATGCCGACCTGACGCTGGTCGACGATCCCAAGTCCAAGGAAGTCATCAACGCGCTCGGCTACCAGAACATCGCGGGCAATCTCGAGATGGCCGGCACCTGGCAGCCCACCGACGGCAAAATGGAACTGTCGAAATACGACATCTCCGTCGAGAATGCAGGCACGCTCGGCATGACCTTCGATCTCGGCGGCTACACGATGGACTTCATCAAGTCGCTGCAGGAAATGCAGAAGAAGATGGCGGCACAGCCCGAAGGCGCCGACAATTCGGCGCAAGGCATGGCGATGCTCGGCCTGTTGCAGCAGCTTTCGTTCAACAGCGCCTCGATCCGCTTCGACGACGATTCGCTGACCAACAAGGTGCTGGACTATGTCGGCAAGCAGCAAGGCATGTCCGGCAAGGACATCGCCAACCAGGCCAAGGCGATCGTGCCGTTCGGCATGGCGCAGCTCAACAATCCAGAGCTGACGGCACAGGTCACAGCCGCGGTCAGCAAGTATCTCGACGATCCGAAGAGCCTCGAAGTCTCGGCCGAGCCGCCGGCATCGGTGCCGTTCGCGCTGATCATGGCTGGCGCCATGTCCAACCCGCTCGACCTGCCGAAGACGCTCGGCGTCACCGTCAAGGCCAACGAAGACTGATCGAAGCGATCCCAATATGCGAAAAGCCCGGCAGCGATGCCGGGCTTTTTCATGGGATTAGCGAATCGAAAGAATCGGTTCGGGCGGTTCTTTAAAGCATCGCCCGAGCGCGATCAGGCGTCCTTCTTGGGCACAGCAACGCGCAGCGCCAGGTCGCGAAGCTGCTGCGGGCTTGCCTCCGAAGGCGCGTTCATCAACAAATCATAGGCCTGCTGGTTCATCGGGAACATGGTGATCTCGCGCAGGTTCTTTGCCCCGAGCAGCAGCATGACGACGCGGTCAACGCCTGCAGCCATGCCGCCATGCGGCGGCGCGCCATACTGGAAGGCGCGGTAGAGGCCGCCAAAGCGCTCCTCGACCGTGGCGCGATCCAGCCCGACCGTTTCAAACGCCTTGACCATGGTTTCGGGCAGATGGTTTCGGATACCGCCCGAGGCAATCTCGAAGCCGTTGCAGACCATGTCGTACTGAAACGCCTTGATGCCGAGCAGATCCTCGCCATTCAGCGCATCGATGCCGCCCTGCGGCATCGAGAACGGATTGTGGGCGAAGTCGATCTTCTTCTCTTCCTCGTTCCACTCGAAGAACGGGAAGTCGACGATCCAGCACAGTTCGAAACGCTCGCGGTCGACAAGGTTCAGCTCCTCGCCGGCGCGCGTGCGCGCGGCACCTGCAAAGGAGACGAACTTCTTCGGATCGCCGGCGACGAAGAAGGCGGCGTCGCCGTCGGCGAGGCCGAGCTGAAGGCGGAGCGCCTCGGTGCGCTCCTCGCCGATGTTCTTGGCCAGCGGACCGGCACCCTCGATCTTGTCACCTTCCTTGCGCCAGAAGATGTAGCCGAGCCCCGGCTGGCCCTCGCCCTGCGCCCAGGAATTCATGCGGTCGCAGAAGGCGCGGCTGCCGCCGGTCTTTGCCGGAATGCCCCACACCTCGGCCTTCGGGTCGTTGGCCAGGATGTTGGCGAACACCTTGAAGCCGGAGTCGCGAAAATGGTCGGAGACGGCCTGCATCTCGATCGGGTTGCGCAGGTCCGGCTTGTCGGAACCGTATTTGCGCATGGCGACGTCATAGGGAATGCGCTGGAATTTCTGCGTCACCGGCTTGCCGTTGGCGAAAGTCTCGAAGACCCCGCGCATGACCGGTTCCATGGTCGACAGCACGTCGTCCTGCTCGACGAAGCTCATTTCGAGGTCGAGCTGGTAGAATTCACCGGGCAGACGGTCGGCGCGCGGATCCTCGTCGCGGAAGCAGGGGGCGATCTGGAAGTAGCGGTCGAAGCCCGACACCATGATCAGCTGCTTGTACTGCTGCGGCGCCTGCGGCAGCGCGTAGAAGGTGCCGGGATGGATGCGCGACGGCACCAGGAAGTCGCGCGCGCCTTCCGGCGACGAGGCGGTGAGGATCGGAGTCGAGAATTCGGTGAAGCCGACATCGCCCATGCGCTTGCGCATTTCAGCGATGATTTTTGTCCGCGCAATGATGTTCTTGTGCAGCGTCTCGCGGCGCAGGTCGAGGAAACGGTATTTCAGCCGGATGTCTTCGGGATAGTCAGGCTCGCCGAACACCGGCAGCGGCAATTCCCTGGCCGCCGACAGCACTTCGATCTCGCGGGCGAAAATCTCGATCTCGCCGGTCGGCAAATTGGCATTCGCCGTCTCCGCCAAGCGCGCCTTGACCTCGCCGTCGACGCGAACGACCCATTCCCCGCGCAGGGTCTCGGCGACCTTGAAGGCCGGCGAATCCGGATCGGCGACTATCTGGGTCAGGCCATAATTGTCGCGCAGGTCTATAAAGAGCAGGCCGCCATGATCGCGCACGCGATGCACCCAGCCAGACAGGCGAACGGTCGAGCCAACGTCGCTCTTCCTCAACTGGGCACAGGTATGGCTGCGGTAACGGTGCATTGTCATTGGTAAAGTCCGGGGTGCTGGGTTGCGGGCCGAAGCATCACGGCCCGGCCTGAAAATTTGCGCGAAAAGCGCATGGGAGGTTGGATTTGTCAAGGCAAGCAGGTCGCCCGCGCTTCTTTCGCTTCAGCCCGGGACTTCGGCCGAACCCGAAACCAAAGTGCCGTGACCGGTCCCGTCTCGTCCCACCTCAAGCGAAGTGGATTTCAGCGCCCTGACGTTCGAAATCCGCAAGGATTGCGGCCGATGCAGTCTTTTCGACCACCAGATGGCGGATCGCGTCGGCCCCGGCGACGCGATAGGGCGCCGCGGTTGCCAGCTTGTCATTGGTGACGGCGATGACGATGCCTGCGCTGTTTTTGACCATGGCCCGTTTCACCTCGGCCTCCGCTGAATCGAAGGCCGTCACGCCACGCGAGGCATCGAGACCGCAGGAGCCCAGAATAAAAAGGTCCGCGCCAAGCTGCGCGACGGCGGCAAGCGTGTCGGCGCCAACGCAAGCGCCGAGGTGGCGATCGAACCTGCCTCCCAGCACAGTCAGCTCGATCAGGGCGTGGTCTGAAAGCGCCGAGGCAACTTCGAGCGAATTGGTGGCGACGGTCAGATCGAGGTCACGCGGGATGGCCTTGGCGATCGCGGCATTGGTCGTGCCGCTGTCGATGAACAAAGTCTGTCCGCGCACGAGCAACGCTACAGTCGCTCGGGCCAGCCGCGTCTTCTCTTCGGCCGCATGGCTGGCGCGCAGGCCAACCGGCGTGGTCGCGAAAGGTGCAGGCGCGACCGCGCCGCCATAGACGCGGCGGCATTGACCGGACTTCGCCAGCTCCCTCAGGTCGCGGCGGACGGTGTCCTCCGAGACGCCGAAGCTGACCGCCAGTTCACCGGCCAACACACTTCCCTCCGCCGCCAGGCGGTCGCGGATGATTCGATGCCGCTCATCGGTCAACATTGCATGATCCTGCTTCTTTATACGTGTTCTTGCATGTTATGCACGTTTATGCAAGGAGACAGGCATTCCGCTGCTGGACAACCCACCAACGTCTTCTCTTTCGTCGAAAGCACCGCGCCATGAGCCTCAACCTTGCTCCCCAACACCGGGTCTATGCCGGGTTTGCGATCTATTCGTTCGCGATGGGCAACATCTTTCCGCGGCTGCCCGACATCAAACACGCAATGGGTATCGAGGATGGCACGCTGGGGCTCAGCCTGATCGGAACGCCGATCGGCACCTTGACCGCGCTGACGCTGGCGACACCGCTTCTCGAGCGCGTCGGCTTCCGCCGCGCGCTGCTTGTCCTGGTCCCGCTGGTGGCGCTTGCCTATGCCATCGCGGTGCATGCGCCGGGCCCGCTTGCGCTTTTCCTGATGCTCCTTCCCGTCGGCCTGATGATCGGCAGCGTCGAGATCATGCTCAATGTCGAGGCTGACCGGACCGAATTCCTGGTCAAGCGCCGTATCATGAACCGCGCGCATTCATTCTGGAGCATGGGCTTTTTCGGCGCCGGCCTGTTCGGCGCGGCGCTCGCGCATCTCGGCATATCGCCGCAACTGCATCTGGCGCTGATCGTGCCGATCGTCGCGACCTCGATGGCGCTGTTCCTCGGCGGCTACCAGCCGGCGCCGAGCCGTTTCGCCGGCACGGGCGAGAAGGCACCCGTGCTGGCGCGGCCGACGCTGCCGATCCTCGTCCTCGTGGCCGTGACGCTCTCCGCGATGCTGATGGAAGGCGCCAGCATCGACTGGTCGGCGATCTATATGCGCACCGTGTTTGAATCAGGCCCCTTCGTCGCCGGCTTCACCGTGGCGCTGTTCGCCCTTTCCCAGGCAACCACGCGCTTCTTCGCCGACAGTTTCGTCGACCGCTACTCGCCAAGCGGCGTGGCGCGGGTGCTGCTGGTGATGATGGCCGCGGGCGTGCTGATAATCTTTTTCTCGCCCGCGCCGTTCTTCTCCATGCTGGGCTTTGCCTTCCTGGGGATCGGCACCAGCGCCCTCTTCCCGCTGGCGATCTCCGCCGCCGCTCAGCGGACGGATCGCCCAGCGGCAATCAATGTCGCGGCGCTGTCGCAGATCTCCTTCGTCGCCTTCCTGCTCGGCCCGCCGCTGCTCGGCTTCGCCTCGGACCATTGGGGCATCCGCTCGGCCTTTGCCATCGGCATTCCGTTCATCGTGCTCAGCCTGGTTACGGCGGGATCGCTGGGGCGGCGGCCGCCCGCGGTCAAACCCGCCGCGCCGGCTGACGAGCTGCTCCAACCAAAGCGGGGCAAGATGCTGGCGCGGACCGGCGAGGCTTGACCGTTCTCGTGACGCGGGTGGCCTTCCACGAGCAATTGGACAGATCCTTGCTGTAGTTAGCCAGGAATTGCCGCTGGTATTGGCCAAGGCGATGGTTCAAGAAGGGATCACCGACACGTGATTGCTTCATGTCCTCCATCCGCCCACTGATCCCGCTCCTTCTCGCCGCCGGCATCCTGCTTGGCGGTAATGGGCTGCAGAGCACGCTGATCGCGCTGCGTGGCGCGCAGGAGGGGTTTTCGGCCTCCGACATCGGTCTGATGGGCACCTTCTATTTCGCCGGCTTCCTGCTCGGCTGCCTGGCGATCACCCGCATCATGAAGGCGGTCGGCCACATCAGGGCATTTTCGGCGCTGGCGGCGATCGCCTCGGTCGGCACCTTGCTGCTGGTGCTGGTTCTCGATCCGGTGATGTGGTGCGCGGTGCGCTTTGCCGGCGGTTTCTGCTTTGCCGGGCTGTTCACCATCGTCGAAAGCTGGCTGAATTCCGGCGTCGCCAACAAGGATCGTGCCCGCGTGCTGGCGATCTACCGGATGGTCGACACCGGTTCTGTCACCGGCGCCCAGTTCCTGATCCCGGTCTTCGGCGCCGGCGGCTTCACCATCTTCGCCATCATGTCGATCATGATCACGCTGTCGCTGGTGCCGGTATCGCTCGGCGACCGCTCCAACCCGACGCCGCCCGAGGACGTCAAGCTCGACCTGGCGCGCGTCTGGCGGATTTCGCCGCTGGGCTGCTTCGGCTGCATCGCCGTCGGCGTCACCAACAGCGCCTTTCGCACATTGTCGCCGGTCTACGCCGAGCAGATCGGCATGTCGGTCGCCGATATCGTCACCTTCGTCAGCGTCGGCATCTTCGGCGGCGCCATCATCCAGTATCCGCTCGGCTACCTCTCCGACCGCTGGGACCGGCGCAGGGTGCTGCTGATCACCACCTGCTGCGCGATGCTTTCAGCGCTGGCGCTGGTGTTCATCGCCGGCAGCAATCCGCTGCTCAACTTCATCATCATCTTCATCTTCGGCTGTT is part of the Mesorhizobium loti genome and encodes:
- a CDS encoding MFS transporter; the protein is MSSIRPLIPLLLAAGILLGGNGLQSTLIALRGAQEGFSASDIGLMGTFYFAGFLLGCLAITRIMKAVGHIRAFSALAAIASVGTLLLVLVLDPVMWCAVRFAGGFCFAGLFTIVESWLNSGVANKDRARVLAIYRMVDTGSVTGAQFLIPVFGAGGFTIFAIMSIMITLSLVPVSLGDRSNPTPPEDVKLDLARVWRISPLGCFGCIAVGVTNSAFRTLSPVYAEQIGMSVADIVTFVSVGIFGGAIIQYPLGYLSDRWDRRRVLLITTCCAMLSALALVFIAGSNPLLNFIIIFIFGCFAMPLYSLSAAHSNDRADTGEFVLINAALMLFYSFGAIGGPFAASTAMQYFGPSALFVFSAVVYAIFIAVILYRMQARSGVPAGRRSRFTALLRTSTVFARLAKRNSDSDGPAGS
- a CDS encoding DeoR/GlpR transcriptional regulator, with protein sequence MLTDERHRIIRDRLAAEGSVLAGELAVSFGVSEDTVRRDLRELAKSGQCRRVYGGAVAPAPFATTPVGLRASHAAEEKTRLARATVALLVRGQTLFIDSGTTNAAIAKAIPRDLDLTVATNSLEVASALSDHALIELTVLGGRFDRHLGACVGADTLAAVAQLGADLFILGSCGLDASRGVTAFDSAEAEVKRAMVKNSAGIVIAVTNDKLATAAPYRVAGADAIRHLVVEKTASAAILADFERQGAEIHFA
- the parC gene encoding DNA topoisomerase IV subunit A, with translation MPPQDGGGDHIEPVDLKKALEERYLAYALSTIMHRALPDVRDGLKPVHRRIMHAMRLLRLNPDQGFAKCARIVGEVMGKFHPHGDQSIYDALVRLAQDFSMRYPLVDGQGNFGNIDGDNAAAMRYTEARMTDVATELLSGITEDAVDYRPTYNEEDEEPVVLPGAFPNLLANGSSGIAVGMATSIPPHNAAELCDAALHLIEHRDATVAKLMDFVQGPDFPTGGIIVDSRASILEAYETGRGGFRVRSKWIQEDQGRGTWSIVVTEIPYGVQKARLIEKIAELLMARKLPLLEDIRDESAEDVRVVLVPKSRSVDPGILMESLFKLTELESRFPLNMNVLSRGKVPNVLSLKGVLQEWLEHRREVLVRRSKHRLGEIERRLEILAGYLIAYLNIDEVIRIIREEDEPKQVMMARWSLTDTQAEAILNMRLRALRKLEEFEIRKEFDGLSAEKKQIEALLASNEKQWATIKWEVTNIRDKFGPETELGKRRTQFADAPEHDLTDIAHAMIEREPVTVVVSEKGWLRAMKGHLADLSTLTFKEGDSLKLAFHAQTTDKVLVFTTGGKFYTIGADRLPGGRGHGEPIRIIVDMDNDQDIVTAFVHDPKRKLLLASHDANGFIVSEEEVVANTRKGKQVMNVKAPDEAKRCIPVTGDHLAIVGENRKMLVFALSEIPEMGRGKGVRLQKYKDGGLLDLKPFTLESGLSWQDSADRTFTRSREELAEWIGARASAGRMVPKGFPRTGKFG
- the aspS gene encoding aspartate--tRNA ligase, translating into MHRYRSHTCAQLRKSDVGSTVRLSGWVHRVRDHGGLLFIDLRDNYGLTQIVADPDSPAFKVAETLRGEWVVRVDGEVKARLAETANANLPTGEIEIFAREIEVLSAARELPLPVFGEPDYPEDIRLKYRFLDLRRETLHKNIIARTKIIAEMRKRMGDVGFTEFSTPILTASSPEGARDFLVPSRIHPGTFYALPQAPQQYKQLIMVSGFDRYFQIAPCFRDEDPRADRLPGEFYQLDLEMSFVEQDDVLSTMEPVMRGVFETFANGKPVTQKFQRIPYDVAMRKYGSDKPDLRNPIEMQAVSDHFRDSGFKVFANILANDPKAEVWGIPAKTGGSRAFCDRMNSWAQGEGQPGLGYIFWRKEGDKIEGAGPLAKNIGEERTEALRLQLGLADGDAAFFVAGDPKKFVSFAGAARTRAGEELNLVDRERFELCWIVDFPFFEWNEEEKKIDFAHNPFSMPQGGIDALNGEDLLGIKAFQYDMVCNGFEIASGGIRNHLPETMVKAFETVGLDRATVEERFGGLYRAFQYGAPPHGGMAAGVDRVVMLLLGAKNLREITMFPMNQQAYDLLMNAPSEASPQQLRDLALRVAVPKKDA
- a CDS encoding MFS transporter, with product MSLNLAPQHRVYAGFAIYSFAMGNIFPRLPDIKHAMGIEDGTLGLSLIGTPIGTLTALTLATPLLERVGFRRALLVLVPLVALAYAIAVHAPGPLALFLMLLPVGLMIGSVEIMLNVEADRTEFLVKRRIMNRAHSFWSMGFFGAGLFGAALAHLGISPQLHLALIVPIVATSMALFLGGYQPAPSRFAGTGEKAPVLARPTLPILVLVAVTLSAMLMEGASIDWSAIYMRTVFESGPFVAGFTVALFALSQATTRFFADSFVDRYSPSGVARVLLVMMAAGVLIIFFSPAPFFSMLGFAFLGIGTSALFPLAISAAAQRTDRPAAINVAALSQISFVAFLLGPPLLGFASDHWGIRSAFAIGIPFIVLSLVTAGSLGRRPPAVKPAAPADELLQPKRGKMLARTGEA